In Acidobacteriota bacterium, a single window of DNA contains:
- a CDS encoding P-loop NTPase fold protein, producing the protein MSGNDHWTLDLKALGMQPAGDELARRVLTCRPPYALCVQGKWGSGKTSLMRYAMAKLGGEPLAVTLATQTKPTRELPKEIQQDWDELYEESAGFLIEQLASRLTSKIAKDELDPRVVPIWFNPWQHQQTEQPVVGLLQELQEQFTGLLKHRKEFADALQTSVEAALPLLDTLANALGALQGLPPVSGLSGYVENWRESKKRRDERNFRAIPDAQRLNLLFEEAVRRLLGANEKNTFVTGKGGELVVQRRLVIFIDDLDRCGEQQTVHLLEAIKLYLQTPYCVFVLGMDGAAARRAVEGVLGQGQEVAREYLEKLFQSTLHVPLPVQPEAFIVGLLKATGLTRSTTGLTYRELARRIEELVEPNPRKLKTFVSGLSAGWAIEGKSSEDFGFYLLLTYLRTVHPDVYRLLAYEPSYVGNLHEILADGSLPNTPTPVDYFLHRALRHAFDHLQGLKELPERPDTDLVVDELIERLDHLRGDRAFREQWTDEVFGTGEITAEIVQARATRLLRLGPPLLEEKT; encoded by the coding sequence ATGTCAGGCAACGATCACTGGACTCTCGACCTGAAAGCCTTGGGCATGCAGCCCGCCGGCGACGAGCTCGCCCGCCGCGTGCTCACCTGCCGCCCGCCGTATGCGCTGTGTGTGCAGGGGAAGTGGGGGAGTGGCAAGACCAGCTTGATGCGCTATGCGATGGCGAAGTTGGGTGGGGAGCCGTTGGCGGTTACGTTGGCTACCCAGACGAAACCTACCCGCGAATTGCCCAAAGAGATTCAGCAGGATTGGGACGAGCTTTACGAAGAGTCGGCTGGCTTCTTGATCGAGCAGCTGGCGAGTCGCCTGACTTCCAAGATCGCAAAGGACGAGCTCGATCCGCGTGTCGTCCCCATTTGGTTCAATCCGTGGCAGCACCAGCAGACCGAGCAGCCGGTCGTCGGGCTGCTTCAGGAGCTTCAGGAGCAATTCACCGGTCTGCTCAAGCACCGCAAAGAATTCGCCGATGCGCTGCAGACCTCCGTCGAGGCAGCCCTACCCTTGCTCGATACCCTAGCGAATGCTCTTGGGGCGCTCCAAGGCCTGCCACCGGTCTCAGGTCTTAGCGGTTATGTGGAGAATTGGCGAGAGTCCAAGAAGCGCCGGGATGAGCGAAACTTTCGCGCGATTCCCGATGCCCAACGCCTCAATCTTCTGTTCGAGGAAGCGGTCCGGCGTCTGCTCGGCGCCAATGAGAAGAACACCTTCGTTACGGGCAAGGGCGGGGAGCTAGTGGTCCAGCGCAGGCTGGTCATTTTCATCGATGACCTCGACCGTTGTGGAGAACAGCAGACGGTACACCTGCTGGAGGCCATCAAGCTCTATCTCCAGACGCCGTATTGTGTCTTCGTGCTAGGTATGGACGGCGCAGCGGCCCGGCGGGCGGTGGAGGGGGTTCTCGGGCAGGGGCAGGAAGTCGCGCGGGAGTATCTGGAGAAGCTTTTCCAGTCCACTCTCCACGTACCTTTACCGGTGCAGCCGGAGGCTTTCATCGTGGGGCTGCTCAAGGCTACGGGCCTCACCCGCAGCACGACCGGCCTGACCTACAGGGAGCTCGCGCGGCGGATCGAAGAACTCGTCGAGCCCAATCCGCGGAAGCTCAAGACTTTTGTGAGTGGGCTATCCGCAGGGTGGGCCATCGAAGGCAAGAGCTCCGAGGATTTTGGCTTCTATCTCCTCCTGACCTATCTACGCACCGTGCACCCCGATGTCTACCGTCTCCTCGCCTACGAACCATCCTATGTTGGTAATCTGCACGAGATTCTGGCAGACGGCAGCCTGCCCAATACACCTACTCCCGTGGACTATTTCCTCCATCGCGCACTTCGCCACGCTTTTGATCATTTGCAAGGGTTGAAGGAATTGCCCGAGCGGCCGGATACGGATTTGGTGGTGGATGAGCTCATCGAGCGCCTAGATCATCTGAGGGGTGATCGGGCGTTCCGCGAGCAGTGGACAGACGAGGTTTTCGGGACAGGCGAGATCACTGCCGAAATTGTTCAGGCTCGAGCCACTCGCTTGTTGCGGCTGGGGCCTCCGCTGCTTGAGGAGAAGACTTGA